The Labilibaculum sp. sequence TACTTTAAAACCGAGAAAGGTGTTTTGGGAGGAATAACCTCTCAGTATGCACACCTGCGGTACATTTATGGTAATGCATACTATTTTAATTCTTGCCTGACAGGAACCGATGAAGTTACATATGCGCAAAGCGCTGATGGTAACTTTAAGGATATGGATATGTCAGGTGTAGGGTCGATTACTGCAACAGGTGCCAATACTAATGTTTTATGGGGAAACGCGTTTTCTAATATAAACACTGCAAGTGGTATTATAGAGAATGCTGAGATTATTGGTATTTCAGATGAAATTATTGCTGAGGCTAGGTTCTTCCGTGCATTTGATTATTTTTTATTGGTACAAACTTTTGGTGGAGTTCCATTGGATTTAGGTGCTGGAGAGCTAAAGTTTAACACCAGTGCCTCAAGAACTTCTGTGCGAAACACAGTTCCTGAAGTTTATACCAAAGCTATTTTCCCTGACTTGTTAACTGCCATTGAAGATTTGCCGGCAACAGGTCGGGTAACTGGAGCTGCGACTAAAACCGCTGCTCGTATATGTTTGTCTAAAGCCTATTTGACTTATGGATGGTGGTTGCAAAACCCAAACAATATTCCGACTTATCCTGCAAGTGATAGAATTGACCCAAGCGGGCATGATGCTGCATGGTATTTTCAACAAGCTTATAATGTGGCAACAGACGGGATTGCTGATCCAGGACCTTTTGGTTTAATGCCAACATTTTATGATCTGAATGTGGGTAAAAATGACCGTAATAAAGAATGTGTGTTATATGCTGATCATACCGAGGACAGCGAATTTTATAATGGATCCAGCCTTACCTATGGTGGTGGCGGTGGTGCAGATAATTTTGCTGTTTGGATGTTGACCTGGAATTATACAGTGCTTCGAAGTGATGGTGTAAGTTCTGTTCAGCGAGAAGCAGAACAACACTTGGGTCGACCATGGACACGTATGGCTCCTACTATCGGTGTTGTTAAAAATACCTTTGCCGACAAAACGAATGATTCGCGTTACGATGCAACATTTACTACTGTATGGCGTGGTAACTGGCCAAAAGGTGGAGTCGCTGCAACATCTTTAATTAATGCAAATGGTATGTCGATTGTACCTGGTGATGCAGTATTAACAATCTTGAACGAGGACGATCCAGCTCTGGTTTGGGGAACTGACGCAGCTACAGGTGGTAATGTTGGCGCCGGCACATTACCTGGAAGGTCAGATTTTGTTATGAATCCAAGTGGTATAAGTAGATATAAGTATCCGGGATTTTGGAAGCTTGGTGTTTATCGTACTGACAATGGGACTTCTTTGGGGCAACCTAATGCTGCATCGACTCGTCCATTCAATATATATAAATTCTCGGAGTTGTATTTTATCGCAGCCGAAGCAGCCGTAAAGGGTGCAACAACTCAAGGTGGGTTAACTGCTGTAGATTTGATCAAAGTTATCCGTGCTCGTGCAGGAAAGTGGAGCTTTGATAATAATGGGAATGTGGCTAAAGATGTTGATAACAGCGCTGCTATGATTGCTGCCACTCCAACTACTTTAGACATTAACTATATTTTAGCTGAACGTTCACGGGAATATTTTGGTGAAGGGTATCGTTGGTTCGATTTGGTACGTACACAGAAATGGGCGGAAATCGCCGGCAGTTATGAAATTTGCGGATCTGGAGTTACAGATCACACACCTAAAACCATAACTCGGAATATAACACCTGATTTTTATCTTCGACCTATTCCACAAGGCCAGCTTGATGGTATGGAAATGAGCGAGGCTGAAAAAGAAGCTTATCAGAATCCAGGATATTATGAGTAAAAATGGATATTAATAATTGATAAACTGCATTTTCGTAAATTGGAGTTGGTGACATCAATTCCTTTTGAAAAGAAAGTAGGTTTGATACGTTTATTTAGTAAGAATTAGTAAGAATAAACTGTCCGTGGGTTCAACTTGCGGACAGTTTTAAAATTAAAAGAGATTTGCGGAATTGAAATGTAATATTACAGAAGTATCCGATATTTTTGAATTGAGACAATTGATTGCGTATTTCTAAATATTTAAATTTTTCAAAATTAATAAGGCCGATTTATAAGTGAAATTTTTTAGAAATTACAGATGCTGACTTTTTTTATAACAATTGGGTCAGTTGTCGAAAGTTTCATCTGTTTATAATTTTTATTTTACGGCCATGGAACTTACCATATAATCACCTCCCTGTGTGTAGAAAGCTTTATACATGGACGTTTCATCTGTTTGTTAACAGGGATTTAATTCCCTGATGCCTGGGGTAATGTGTTTCAGTTTAATGATAAAAACAAATAAAATCAATATGATAAGATTTATTGTGTTAGAGTTGATTGTCTTGTTCAGTATAATCTCTTGTAAAAATGATACAGGTAAGGAATTAAGTGAGAATAAATTTGTGTCTTTTTTAGTAAATGAGAACAATTTCCCGATAGTAAAATCTCAAAAAGGCACTCCCATATATATTGACGATAAAGACTATTCAGGTGTAATCAAAGTCGCTGAATTATTTCAAAAAGACATCGAAAAAGTAACAGGAGTAACCAATTCTTTACACATTGGCGAAAAGCCGCAAGGTACCATTATCATTATTGGTACAATTGGAAAAAGTCAGATAATAGAGGATCTAATTGCATCAGGAAAGTTGAAAGTGAATGATGTAAAGGGGAAATGGGATAATAGTTTAATTGAAGTAGTTGAGAATCCTTTACCAAACGTCGATAGAGCTTTAGTGATTGCCGGGAGCGATAAAAGAGGCACAATTTACGGCATGTTCGATATTAGCCGTAAAATGGGAGTTTCTCCTTGGTATTTTTGGGCTGATGTACCTGTAAAAAAGCACTCCGAGGTATTTATTAAAGCAGGCAGATATAATTTGGGTGAGCCAAAAGTTAAATATCGCGGTATTTTTTTAAACGATGAGGAACCAGCTTTAGGACGATGGGCAGTTGAGAATTACGGCGGATTCAATCATCAAATGTACGAGCATGTTTTCGAATTGATTTTACGCTTAAAAGGCAACTTCTTGTGGCCTGCTATGTGGTGGGCAAGTTTTAATAGCGACGATCCCTTAAATGCTCAGCTGGCAGATGAATTTGGAATTGTAATGAGCACATCACATCATGAACCATTGATGAGAGCGCATGCAGAATGGAAACCATACGGTGGAAAAGCATGGAATTATAAGAGCAACAAAAGCCAATTGGATGCTTTCTGGAAAGAGGGAATTGAACGAATGGGTAATAAGGAAAGTGTTGTTACTCTGGCTATGAGAGGAGATGGCGATGAAGCCATGGAAGAAGGAACCAACATCGAACTACTGGAAGATATTGTTGCCAATCAACGAAAAATTATAGAAGAGGTAACTCAGAAGCCAGCTAATGAAACACCGCAGGTTTGGGCTTTATACAAAGAAGTTCAGGAATATTACGACAAAGGTATGAAAGTACCTGATGATGTTACACTATTGTTTTGTGATGACAACTGGGGAAATGTTAGGGTATTGCCGGAACCAGAAGCTGCTGAACGTCCGGGAGGTTACGGTATGTATTATCATTTTGATTATGTGGGAGGTCCGCGTAATTACAAGTGGCTCAATACGAATTCATTACCGCGGGTTTGGGAACAATTAAGATTAACATATGAACACGGGGTTGATCGTATTTGGATTGTGAATGTTGGCGACTTGAAACCAATGGAGTTACCTATTTCATTTTTCTTCGACTATGCATGGAATCCTGAGTCGGTTACTGTAAATGAATTATCAGAATATACAACGAATTGGGCATCAGAACAATTCTCTGGAAAATATGCAGAAGAAATCGCTGAATTGCTGGATTTATATACAAAATATAACAGGCGTCGCACACCTGAATTATTGGACGATCATACCTATAGTTTGATTCATTACCGGGAATTTGAAAAAGTAGTTGAGGATTACAATCGTTTAGCACAAAAGGCTAAAAGTCTATATGATATAATAGATAAGAATCAAAAGGATGCATTTTATCAATTGGTTTATTTCCCAGTAAGCATTTGTGCCAATCTGAATGAAATGTATTTGTATTTGGCTAAAAATAAGCAATATGCTAAAGAAAAAAGAGCTGCAACCAACTTAATGGCTGATAAAGTAGTTGAACTTTTTAAGCGTGATTCACTGCTTACTCTTGAGTTTCATACTGAATTAGCTGATGGTAAGTGGAATCATATGATGGCACAGCAGCATATTGGTTATACCTATTGGAACCAGCCGGACAGTAATACGATGCCTCAGATAACCTATTTGAAAGTACCGGAAGTAGGACAACTTTGTATAAAGATTGAAGGGAAAGATAAAATTTGGACAAAGCATGATTCTACCGCGAATCTTTCAAATTTCGATAATATCAATCAGCAGGAATTTTATTTTGAGCTTTTCAACACTGGAAAAAGAGCAATAGATTATAAAATTGAAGCTCCTGAATGGTTGAAAATCAGTGAAACAGAAAATAATCTAAAAGAGGAAGATCGGCATTTTGTTTCTGTTAACTGGGATCAACTTCCTGTCGGCAATTCAGCAGGAACAATTTTTGTGTCTGGTAATGGTCAGGTGATTGAACTAGGCGTTATTGCAGATAAAATTGATCTGAATAAAAAGAAGTTACAAGGATTTATTGAGAACAACGGAGTGGTAAGCATTGAAGCTGTAGACTTTAATTCAAGCAGTACCAGTCAGGGATTT is a genomic window containing:
- a CDS encoding RagB/SusD family nutrient uptake outer membrane protein, with protein sequence MKFNYKKPLIGTMLMTMFFIACTDVLEEQPRSKYTPEYFKTEKGVLGGITSQYAHLRYIYGNAYYFNSCLTGTDEVTYAQSADGNFKDMDMSGVGSITATGANTNVLWGNAFSNINTASGIIENAEIIGISDEIIAEARFFRAFDYFLLVQTFGGVPLDLGAGELKFNTSASRTSVRNTVPEVYTKAIFPDLLTAIEDLPATGRVTGAATKTAARICLSKAYLTYGWWLQNPNNIPTYPASDRIDPSGHDAAWYFQQAYNVATDGIADPGPFGLMPTFYDLNVGKNDRNKECVLYADHTEDSEFYNGSSLTYGGGGGADNFAVWMLTWNYTVLRSDGVSSVQREAEQHLGRPWTRMAPTIGVVKNTFADKTNDSRYDATFTTVWRGNWPKGGVAATSLINANGMSIVPGDAVLTILNEDDPALVWGTDAATGGNVGAGTLPGRSDFVMNPSGISRYKYPGFWKLGVYRTDNGTSLGQPNAASTRPFNIYKFSELYFIAAEAAVKGATTQGGLTAVDLIKVIRARAGKWSFDNNGNVAKDVDNSAAMIAATPTTLDINYILAERSREYFGEGYRWFDLVRTQKWAEIAGSYEICGSGVTDHTPKTITRNITPDFYLRPIPQGQLDGMEMSEAEKEAYQNPGYYE
- a CDS encoding glycosyl hydrolase 115 family protein; the protein is MIRFIVLELIVLFSIISCKNDTGKELSENKFVSFLVNENNFPIVKSQKGTPIYIDDKDYSGVIKVAELFQKDIEKVTGVTNSLHIGEKPQGTIIIIGTIGKSQIIEDLIASGKLKVNDVKGKWDNSLIEVVENPLPNVDRALVIAGSDKRGTIYGMFDISRKMGVSPWYFWADVPVKKHSEVFIKAGRYNLGEPKVKYRGIFLNDEEPALGRWAVENYGGFNHQMYEHVFELILRLKGNFLWPAMWWASFNSDDPLNAQLADEFGIVMSTSHHEPLMRAHAEWKPYGGKAWNYKSNKSQLDAFWKEGIERMGNKESVVTLAMRGDGDEAMEEGTNIELLEDIVANQRKIIEEVTQKPANETPQVWALYKEVQEYYDKGMKVPDDVTLLFCDDNWGNVRVLPEPEAAERPGGYGMYYHFDYVGGPRNYKWLNTNSLPRVWEQLRLTYEHGVDRIWIVNVGDLKPMELPISFFFDYAWNPESVTVNELSEYTTNWASEQFSGKYAEEIAELLDLYTKYNRRRTPELLDDHTYSLIHYREFEKVVEDYNRLAQKAKSLYDIIDKNQKDAFYQLVYFPVSICANLNEMYLYLAKNKQYAKEKRAATNLMADKVVELFKRDSLLTLEFHTELADGKWNHMMAQQHIGYTYWNQPDSNTMPQITYLKVPEVGQLCIKIEGKDKIWTKHDSTANLSNFDNINQQEFYFELFNTGKRAIDYKIEAPEWLKISETENNLKEEDRHFVSVNWDQLPVGNSAGTIFVSGNGQVIELGVIADKIDLNKKKLQGFIENNGVVSIEAVDFNSSSTSQGFDWEVINGLGNTKGGVTSLPVNKGYQEFSKDNSHLEYTFTLLNKPKNDSITLFMCLAPTQDFKNKDGLKYAVSVDDEEPQIINLHEGCIGKDWNYAEWWCTAVSDNKLVRKSKHKLNNTETHIVRYWLIDPGIVLQKLMIDNGGLKPSYLGPPECKMYK